One window of Hypanus sabinus isolate sHypSab1 chromosome 10, sHypSab1.hap1, whole genome shotgun sequence genomic DNA carries:
- the LOC132400245 gene encoding 4-galactosyl-N-acetylglucosaminide 3-alpha-L-fucosyltransferase 9-like — MVTAAKKGMLHSLLHSVIIVGCFLYLLLQYMRPFHSWINGPSRILNMENLSILLKNETIVLIWLWPFGQPFELNTCKLDFHINNCYLTADRRLYHKSHAVLFHHSNIRKDLANLPLHPRPTFQKWVWMNLESPSHTQKKHGLDQLFNLTLTYRRDSDIYVPYGSLRRSKVPLDFKLPSKNALVCWIISNWDSQHARVKYYNVLHKYVKVVISGQFLWYRLSDNDFLPTISKCKFYLSFENSIHEDYITEKLYNALLAGSVPVVLGPPRENYENYIPADSFIHVDDFLSPKELADYLHMLDGNEDLYMNYFKWRKYYTVRRTRFWDEHACSVCQHIQQHKEYKTLSSLEKWFWD; from the coding sequence ATGGTAACAGCAGCAAAGAAGGGAATGTTGCACTCACTTTTACATTCTGTCATCATTGTGGGCTGTTTTTTATACTTGCTTTTGCAGTACATGAGGCCATTTCATAGCTGGATAAACGGACCCTCAAGAATTCTAAACATGGAAAACCTTTCTATCCTCTTGAAGAATGAAACTATTGTGCTTATTTGGTTGTGGCCTTTTGGTCAGCCATTTGAACTCAACACTTGTAAATTAGATTTTCACATCAATAACTGCTATTTAACTGCAGATCGGAGACTGTACCATAAATCTCATGCTGTCCTTTTTCACCACTCCAACATCAGGAAGGACTTGGCCAACCTCCCCTTACATCCTCGGCCAACTTTTCAAAAATGGGTTTGGATGAATCTGGAGTCACCgtctcacacacaaaaaaagcacGGCCTCGACCAACTCTTCAACTTGACCTTGACGTATCGACGGGATTCAGATATCTATGTTCCCTATGGATCTTTGAGAAGGAGCAAAGTTCCATTAGATTTTAAGTTACCGAGTAAAAATGCCTTGGTGTGTTGGATCATTAGCAACTGGGATTCACAGCATGCCCGAGTGAAGTATTACAATGTGCTCCACAAATATGTGAAAGTTGTCATTTCTGGTCAATTTCTTTGGTATCGCCTAAGTGATAATGATTTTCTCCCAACGATATCCAAATGCAAGTTCTACCTTTCCTTTGAAAACTCGATACATGAAGATTACATCACTGAAAAACTCTACAATGCTCTTCTTGCAGGGAGCGTCCCTGTGGTCCTGGGCCCACCCAGGGAAAACTATGAAAATTATATTCCAGCCGATTCCTTCATTCATGTGGATGACTTCCTGTCGCCGAAAGAGCTGGCCGACTACCTTCACATGCTGGATGGCAATGAAGATTTATACATGAACTACTTCAAATGGAGGAAATATTATACAGTGAGGAGGACTCGTTTCTGGGATGAACACGCGTGTTCTGTCTGTCAACATATTCAGCAACATAAAGAATATAAAACCCTCTCCAGTTTGGAGAAATGGttttgggattga